A single window of Microthrixaceae bacterium DNA harbors:
- a CDS encoding PLP-dependent transferase: protein MASAAFTAVSTYNLFRHALAKIGIDFTFVEDPDNLEEEGGGFAQHQGVLRGEHRQSHEQLLDIRGVADVAHEVGVPLIIDNTVATSRADLPFESTVPTSWSTGHQVHRWSRQLDRRRARRCRFVRLLANDRFPGFTEPDPTYNGLSYCLRWGPGPTSSRPGS from the coding sequence GTGGCCTCGGCCGCCTTCACGGCGGTAAGTACCTACAACCTGTTCCGCCACGCGTTGGCCAAGATCGGCATCGACTTCACCTTCGTGGAAGACCCCGACAACCTCGAGGAGGAGGGCGGCGGTTTTGCCCAACACCAAGGCGTCCTTCGGGGAGAGCATCGGCAATCCCATGAACAACTTCTTGACATCCGGGGCGTCGCCGACGTGGCCCACGAGGTCGGTGTGCCGTTGATCATCGACAACACGGTGGCCACCTCGCGGGCTGATCTGCCCTTCGAAAGTACGGTGCCGACATCGTGGTCCACTGGCCACCAAGTTCATCGGTGGTCACGCCAACTCGATCGGCGGCGTGCTCGTCGATGCCGGTTCGTTCGACTTCTCGCCAACGACCGTTTCCCCGGCTTCACCGAGCCCGACCCCACCTACAACGGTCTGAGCTACTGCCTGCGTTGGGGCCCGGGTCCCACGTCATCAAGGCCCGGTTCGTGA